CTGGGCAGACATGGTATATCGATCTGTTGGTGTTTCAGATTTGTACGGTCGATATCAATCGATACTTTATGTAACTTCCACGGTTGGAATATGGCCGACTCAAATTGCGGCAACTGGAAAGAAAGGGTAGGTGGAAAAATAACGATATTTTTACTTGGCTTTTTTTGGGCAGCttcacttgaatttttttcgcaCAAATGtctcaaaagaaaacaattctGTTATTCTGAAGCAAACTTTGCACCGATGAAGGTGCGGGTATAAAAAATGGCTGAAAGTGCATTCCTAAAGTTGAATTAATACAACTTGTATTGTGAGTTAAATTTGGATTTCAGAATTACGccctaaaattgtttaaatagaTCTGTGACAAAGGATAGAAAGGATGATGAAGAAAAAAAGGATTTGACATAAATTTAGCTCTTTTCTCCTGACTTCGATTTTAGTTTAATCTTTACTGTCTGGCGTGGCAAGAATGTTGGATACCATGTCCGAAGTACAAATGTAGTTGAAGGATTAACGGAGACGAAATATACAGGATACACAGATCACGTGTTAAGCTTAGCTGTTGACACGAAAAATGAAAGAGTATACGTTGCAACAAGTGGAGGTTCGTTCACATGTTTTTAATTTCCATGGGGAATTACTTAGAGGCAGAGACCTGTTTTTTTGGCAATTCTATGACACTATAGTGTTTTCGTAGCTTGTTTGTGAGACACATGTGTTAGTTGCGAGTATCTAATAATCGCAGCTTAGAATGATTGCCATTTAAAGGTAAATAAACATTAGCAAAAATTCAACAGAAACACGAGGGAACAACTGAATACGACGGACGAAAACCTGGAGAACCTTTGGATTTTCCACGGACTCTCATTATTATTAATTTCCGTTGTCATCTGTCTGTCACATGGACCACTTTTGCGTTAAGAgtgcacaaaataatttttgccaAAACCGTAAATAATGCAACATATTTCTAATGATTCCCGTGGATTTGCCTTAGGGTTAAGAACTAGTCTATATTGCAATACCCGCCATTTGTCTATGAGTCAGTATGAAAACCGAGGGGCTTTTGTACTTAAAACGCCATGCGTTAAAATCGGTCAAAAATACCTGGTATTGCACTCGTCCGCTACGTAAAATCTTTGCAATTCCAAAACAAGCAGGTGATGCAAGAAGACTGTGATAATTCATCGTTTGCTCTTCCGTGTCCAATTTATGTAATCATGAAACATATGAAATTTTGCTATTCTTTTAGATACAAAGCAAATCGTCATTGacattattataatttttaggtCAACTTCGCAGTTTTAGCTACTTTGGTTCCAATGTAAAGGTCCAAAGCTTTCCTGGTATTAAAGGTGTAGCAGTTGGTTACAACAAATTGTTCCAACCTTATATTTACATCCTCAAATCTGATAAAAAGATATACAATGTGACGAGAACTGCAGAGAGAGTTTTAACAATGAATGTTCAAGCAATTGGTGACGCAGATATCCTGATGATATATCAAGATGCAATTCAACCAGTAACTACAGGTAGGGATTGTATTTCTATAAACTTCAGGGTTCACCAGCTTTACGTTGTAAAACACTTATTATTAACAATCTTATAGCCTTCATTAGTGACCTAGAGTTCAAGCTAGCAGGCTTTACtgtaaagaaaataacattatACTTTTTGGTTAACTTGCAGTACCCTGCtggttataaaaaaaaagttaattagcTACAATCCAAGCTTTAATGGTATGGAGGAATATTTTTGAATAACCATGGCGTATTACAGGCTTTCTCAGGACAAAACCATTCTGCTTATTTGTTCTGCAGTTGCAGATTCAAGTGCCAAAAAAAGCAAAGCAAGTACTTActgaaaaatttatatttatttacatttactaGACAACAAATGCTCAACTGCAGGCTGCTCACATTTATGCTTGCATGCTGCTTCATATACATCATTTGTTTGTGCGTGCCCAATTGGGTACAAATTAAATCCAGATAAACGAACATGCAGAACTGTAAAAGCAACTGGATCATTGGTAACTAAAACTGGAGATAATTTAGAGATTACAGAGTTTTATTCAAGTATTGGAGAATACAATAAAACGAAACTGCTTGCCTCCAAAAGCATGAATGAGTTTAACGTAACAGTAGATGAAATGGTTGCAACAAATGcagatgtttatttttttaacaaggaaCGCAGTTGGGTAGGTGACTGATTAAAGCACTTTATTTAATACTGCCTTACCTTAAAGATGTTCTTCTTATCACGTgcgcaagaaaaagaaaaataagtgGTTGTCAATtatgctttaaaaaaaattttagtcgaAGTTTAAAATTGCATTGTTAAGCAAGCATACACGATGTTAATTTTGCGCAGCAAATTCAAATGCTTTTATCTTTACCGCGCTTAGCAAGCAAAGACTTCTCTAAATTAAAGCTTTCTGGATGACTGAACACAAAACAAGAGAAGCAtaagtaaaaaaagacatatttgcGTAATATTTTAATCTCAAAGGCACAGTATTTGCAGAGCTGCTCTTTTTTAAGGAAATATAATACTGCAAATTACACCACTGATTTTTAGCTAGAAAAAGAGAAATGTGCGCATTCTCTCAGAAAAATGGATTTGTGTTTTATATTAGCTAAATTTATGCTTATCTACATATGCTATATTTAATTATAGCTATGTCAAATCAACTTAAAAACAGGAAGATTGCACCTTttaaatcgaaattttgagcaCACAGCAGGAAAGCATCTGCAGTACGAATTTACTTCAAAGCTATTATATTTTGTGTGCTGCAGTAATAAAAAGATAATGGCGTCAATGTTAACTGGAGAAACAAAAACGATCTTAACCGCGGTAGATTTTGTCATATTGGACATGACAATTTCATCTAAAGACGGGTTAGCAATTACTTAACTTTTTATTGATGCACGTATTCTGAATGTTAGTGCACGAGAATAAAGGCGTGCTATAAAATCACGAAATTTATCCAAGGGCTACCGACTAGTCTTTTATAATAAATAGCAGTTGTCTGTTTTCGCGGTAGCTTTACGTCGAATTCTGGCAgggtaattttattattttgtgctattaagggggattttcacaaaGCGAATttaacggcgaattcgacggcgaattcgatggcgaattcgctttttaatttttacgacaaaataaataaggcgccaaattcattgtttacattagttaaccgcgttctgattggtcaaaaactagcaGAGAAACCTTTAGCCGCTAAAAATTAGGAAATTCTACGTTGTagctaaaatataaacatgTAATGTTAACACTTTATGATATATAACTCAGATAATAAtacatataataactgtttttttatgGCAATACCTTCGAATATTGACCTCCGCCACGTATTTTTGACGTCGGTCAATATTCTTCGATATTGCCCTTTtaacagttattatatggttATTAACAGACGGACCAAAATGCACGAAACATCGATGCGTCTGAAACGTTTGATGAGCGAGAAGACTCCAACCCGTGGATTATTTTCCTCACAAACGCCTTATGTTTAAGactcaatattttcttttttcatgtcgcattttagttttatcgcCACAATAGAGAAGAGACAAACAATATATCGTTGTAGTTTCTACAAATTTGATGGTGGTAAAATAAAAACCTACTCGGTCGGTGCAAATCCTATATCTCATATTTCTTATGAAGAGAAATCTAAGAGGATATTTTGGTATGATAGTCACGCAAAAACAATTACCTCTTATATTCGATCTACAAACGTGAACAATGTTTATGTTAATAACGTGAACAGTGTTACAATGATGGCTATCAATGCAGGAACACTTTTCTGGATGACAAAATATAGAGACGTGTTCTCTGTTAGCCTTACCAATGCAAACCCCAATCGTCTGGAAGCGTTTGTGATGTTTTACAACAAACCAATAGAATTGGCAACTTCTCCTTTTATCCCAGAACCaggtttgtttattttaacttttattacaATCAAATATGGTAAATAAATACGTTTTAACTTATTTGAGCCCTTtcgatttattaaaaagaataagAACAGAACATAACTACCAATGGATTGATCAAATCTCTAGGCAACAAACTTCCATCACTTGGTTTGTAATGGTGGCCAGTTCCAAATTTTGATAAGGATTTCCTGCGGTGTTGCAACTTTAAACCTCAACCATGTTAGCCCTTACTGGAGAAAAACTCGGTGTatttttgcacaaaaatatcattttcagCAACATATTGCGCATTGTGTTTAGCTTCGAGTCCTTGTAATGTCAGTAACGGTGGCTGCAGTCATATGTGTTTAAGAGGAAGCAACCAAGTTTACAAGTGTTCATGTCCTGATGATATGGATATAGATAGTGTGAATAGCAAACTCTGTGTTTACAAAACTGCCACTAAAACAGGTAGGATGTAATTTTTGATACTAGTGTGAATACATTTACATCATTGACATATTAGGATCAAACTTAGCATATTTTCTCATTGTCAACAGTAACAAGGCACATGTCTCACTTTGTATTGCAGAAACTGTTTGTGAGCATTCCCAGTCGAAGCAACTGACGTGCCAGCCAGGATATTACATTCACATCTCTCATGCTATGTATGGTCGTCTCACTTCAACTATTTGCGCCAAAGTCTCGCGAAATAATTGCATTTCCTCAAAATCTTTATCTGTGACACAAGCAAAATGCCAATATAAACAAACATGCACTGTGACAGCTACAAATAACTGGTATGGGGATCCTTGTACAAACATACAAAAGTATTTACAAGTTCGTTATCAATGTGTTAGAAATATGGGAAAAGGTACTGTTAAGATTTTCACTGCAAATAAACATTCACATAGACAAACACAAACACATACAAACGAACCAATACAGGCACGCATATGCACTCCATTATAGATCCATACACCCCACCTTTTAATACCATGCATTCCTAAAGGTCACCAAATCATTTTAAAAGGGATGATCGTAAAAGTGAATCTAGACAAAtcagaaaatatttatttcgttaacttttcaatttttgtgAGAACAAATTGTCTTGTTCCTCTGGACAATGGTAAAATAATAGCTGGTATTAGTGATTACTGCTATAGGAattattcttcttttttattaccTTTATAGCTTCCATTTGTCGTCCACCTTGTTTGTACTACTCGCAAGAAACAAAAATCAGCAGAGTTCCTTTAAGTGAAGATGGAACGAAACGCAATAGTGAACCTGTCGTTATATTTGACATTGGTCGTAAAATCAATTCATTCGCTGTTCACCACAAGAAAAATATTCTCTTCTGGTCAgggcaaaataaaatatatcgcTCGAAATCTAACGGCCAAGATATGCAAATTCTAAATGACAAAGGTGCGTCACATCGAATAGTAAATATGTACTATATATAGACAAACTTCTAGAAAAGACTAGAGTTAGTGAAAATTTTGACTTGCATATGGTCTTGATTATTGTCTTAAATGAAATTTCTCTTCCTGCAATGTCATCAGTAATAAGTATTATCATTTGAAACGGTGTTCTAAAAATTTAAGTCTTTTGCCATTTCAACAGTCAGGATAGATTTGAATTATGTAAATATATTGGTCGCAGATGTATCTCAACTGATCATACTGTACACaactgctaacaaaaaatacatagtTAAGTATTATTTTTGCAGATGTGTTTAATCCAAGTGGTATTGTTGTTGACGATGTCAATGATGTGATCTATTGGACAGACAGTGTGCAGCATACAATATCGGTAATGTCATTAGATGGATTGCACTCCACAAGATTGATAACCGACAAAATGAATGTAGTTAATTCACCAACATCCATTGTGATAGAACTTGCTTACTCTGGAGGGTACGTGTGCAGTTTCATGTTGTGATTAACTAAagttgaattgttttttttgttcttttaaccTACTTTTGCCACAAATTCGTCAATGTGAAGTAGCTGAATCGAAACACTGCACAATACCCTTCTCCACCCTTTTTAACCTTAATCTAAAAGGTAGCATTATGCCCGTATATTATTtaagctaaataatttttttgcggtAACGTTGCGTAACAATGCCAATTCAGTACGCATATTTTAGTCACTTTTAACTTGCAAGTGGGTGAAACTGTGAagtgtctttttattttttaagtgtcGAATTTTTGCagataataaagaataattgaCTTCTCCCGTACGTTATCAGGTTGAATGAAAAATACATCGTGGTTCAATATTTTATATACGAGTGGGTAATcccgattaaacttctaattTTAATCAATAAAAAATCATATTAGCTATATTAAAAGTTACATTTAATTGTATTGATTTTTCTAGAAAAAGTTACCTTGCGTGCAATATTGAAAGGAAACTTCTTTCTAATTTTATTGTTCCACGTGCTAACTATTCGCGCAACCTGTCTCATGGcgatgaagtttttttggataTTTGCGTAAAAACTGTACTGCAGAACCATTTGAAGACTTCAACGCtgataaaaaattacaattacATGATGTAAGTTTTTGCTTACTTAGGTTACTTTTCTGGATTAACAACAAAACACCGACACCTTCGATTGGTTCATCGACGCTGACAGGAGCAAATattaaagtatataaaattgcCACCTCGTCACAACCAAGAGATTTGAACATCGACACTACACAGAGGATGCTCTACTGGCTGAGCAACAAAGGAGTGGAACGCATGTCCTATTTTGGAACATCTAAAAAAACCTTTGTTAATCCAACAGGAATGTCTTTTGCAAATAGTCTCACAGTTTCAGCCACTAAGGGTATGTTATGATCCCATACGCAGTTATAAAcgtgttttagattttttcagcCGGGGATTTTAAGAAGCTTCAGAATGTCCATTGATAATTAACACTTCGTATTGCCTCAAAATAAGCACAAATACTTTTTAGCACATTGGAGGATAACTTGGATAAAATAATTGGATCATGACCTTCAGATTAAAGAGGCTAAACAGGTGTAACAAACTCAGGAGTAATTCTTAAAAACGTAAAATTACTTCATGAGTACAAAAAGGCTAAAATATTACTTTGAAATAGTTGCTGAAGGTATCTGCAGAAAAAAAGctgtctattttttttttttttgctcattaattttttttcaaacataaGATCCTTATATTTTAGAGATAAAAACGGAACTGAAATTAGAAACTTCAATTACCTAAGGGGTCCGAGTAAAAAACTTGTACAGACGACAAAGAATTACTTCTCTGTATAACATAAAATACTTTACTTTCTTTAGGAAAGTTTTATTAACGCTCTGTTACGCCATAATAAATTATCACCCACTTCTTCATCATTTGTTTCACAAACACATTAAAAAACTTTAGCTTTGAAATATCTACAATTTGGAGAAACATCAGCTTTTGTTCGACTATGTTTTTTTCTATACAAACGTTCAAGCTGCAGGCATGTTATTACAGTAATAGCGTTGTTATTTTCTCTGCAGGATTATTCTACCGTGCAAGAAGAAATGGTTTAGCAATAGAGAGATTTAAACCAAGTTTTGCCAAGCTGAATGATACTACAGTTCCTGGAATGACTGCTGGAACAAGGATAAGACTAATCGTCAATACACCAACGCGTATGTTAACTAGCCTTATCCATTTGTTTTGAGTGTCATGTTTATTTCGCATGCCTTAAATTTATGATAGAAGGGAAATCATAAAGAATTGGAATTGTTTATGTTAAAACGCCAAATTCAAAACATtcgctgtttttttttctaactttttgGCAAATTTATTAAATACTCTTTTTCTAAACATTCTCTGCTCAGCATGCTAACTGAGATAATACTTTCACTGTTCATTTAAGTAGATCGTACTTGATAACACTTACACAGGTTTTAGATAAAATATACTGTGTAGGAATGTTGGAaatgaaattaaagaaaaagttaaaaacattaaaaaaatatactcaTCTTGAAGTTTTGCTGGAATGGATTCATTTCTTTGTTAACTCATATAAATTTCTATTCTATCATGTAAAATGTCTTTTCTCAGATTTTATTTAAAGAGTATATTTTTAggatgttttaactttttttctaatttcataTTGAATATTCTTATACAGTATATTCTATAAGATATATTATAATAAGGTATATTATAATAGGTAATATTTTTAGTTCTAGCTGTCTCTTTGTCAGGTAAATTAGGCTGCTTGACAACAGCATCTTGGGGGTGATTTTTTTGAGATTGTGCAAAGAATATATCAGATGATTTTTACCCAAACGTTAAAAATAATCATGGTTAAACGAAAAAACACGTGTAAGTGATTCAAATTAAAAACAGCTGATCAGGAAGCCAGGGAAGAAATCTGATGAAGTGAATGTTCGTTGACATTCTTAACATTCATGAATTTATTAAGCTGCAACGACGCAGTATAATCTAATTATAATCTGATCAAGTATTACCTTTAGTTCCTTCATATTGCTCGTCATCAAAATGTCCAAATGGAGTATGTCTTAATGGAGGGGCATGCAAATGCGATATTGGCTTTCAATTGGTTAACCGCGTATGTAAGCCATCTGTAGCTACCAATGAAGCACTTATTCTTAAAGGAGAGAGGTTCTATCACCATATATATTTCCAGAacggtataaaaagaaagacatTGCTAAATAATGGTTTTCTTGGAAAGTTTAATCCTAAAACATTTGACGTGGATTGGAGAAATGACAGGATATATTGGTATGATGGAAATGCTCATGCTGTAAGACTTACTGTTCTTCTAGCAGCTTTCTTATTTTGACTGTTTCGTGCTTTCTTCTGCTTTCTTCCTGATACCACGCAAGTCATAGAgcaagttttatttatattttgcagtgaatatttttttcttcctttataTAAATGCTATAGATAATTTGTTTTCAATCTGATTTTTTTGGATTAGtagtgttttaaaacaaagtgtAAACACGGATACACTAGAGTATTAAATGCTACccccatttttcatttttgtttttctctcaATCCTTGCCGTGTTTATTTACCCCCTCCATTTCTAGCGATATAGGGTCGAGCAAAGTATTTAGTTCTTCCGGAACGTTTAGAATATTCACTTTTGCCTGTAACCAAACTGAAACAGCATATTAGTGAAAAGTTCTGAAGACCTCGCATTTCTATCCAAGATTTTATACTTCAGTACAACTTTCACCCTATTTGTTTGGCACTCTGGAGCACGgagattttttacaaaaattttgagcaataacttttttattctcttttgtagcatgcaaaaaatcatttgtttgtttattcttttcctttttttttctatttactcACTTCAAGGTAATATTTCCTTCAAGTTGCTTTGTTTTAGAAGGATTTTTCGCCTCATGCTGCTCAAAATGAAAAGCGTGTAGCTTGTTGTCGCTTTGAAGTAGCAGGTTAAAAAGCAGAACCTGGGTATGAGTTTTGGAAATTCAATTCTTTTTTCTAGATCATGACAATGTTTTTTAATGCTAGCAATACAAAAGTACTTATAAAAGTTCCCAGCTACATACATAACATCAACAGCGTTCAGTATGAGTATAAAAGGAATGAGATATACTGGATAGAAGATGGTGCAATCTATAAATGTTTGGCAAATAATGGATCAAACATAATTGCATTATATTCTTCAGTGAACATAAATCAATTACGCCTGGCTTCTAAAAAAAGGTGAGAATTCTTTGATTAGAGTTTGTAAACAATTCTTTTAAACCCTTAGACTTCCAACTCCTTACAACAAGGCCGAAGTACCAACATGCCGTCTAATAGCTATAATTCGTAGTCACCTCACTTTGAAATATCAAATAAGGGGGTACAGGAAAGACAATTTATTTCCCATACGATAGTGCTGAATTTCACGAACGTTGAAGTAGTAGGTGGCCAGAAAGCGGGTTCAGAAAATCAagagtgtttttaaaaaatactgcaGTGTGTAAGGCTCACGAATAAAAGGTATTCCTCTATATTGCTTTGAGCAGGCCACGCCTGATACGCATTTTAATTTACCTTGCATTTAGCAGACAGATAAGATGATGTATTAGCTAGAAAGCCTTCACTGTAATAGCAATTTGTCGACGCTAATCTTTTTACTTAGATATGTATTCTATGTGCACGTAAACAAAACGACCAACGCGAACTCAATATATCGTGGGACATTCACACAGGCTATAGAAATTGTTATCCATAAATCCGAAGCGTCAATTAAAGAATTAACAGTGGATGAATACGGTGAACGTTTGTATTGGTTATCGAGCGACAAGTTGAAATCTTCTAACTACGATGGTTCAGACACCATTATAATTTTGTCTCAAACTCGATATATATCTGCTTCTAAGCAGTTCGTAAAGAACGGAAACTTATTGGATGAGGCTTTTGGGTTGCAAGTCGTCAAGCATGATATTTATTGGTACGCTAGAAATGAGAAAAGAATgtacaaaacaaataaacagaTAGCTAATATTTTCTCTGTTGTCGATGGCATCTCTGCTGATGATACTGAGAGATTTGAAATGGTAATGAAGAAACCGGATGTTATAAATGCAAACAGTGAGTCTCTATAGTAATAGCTGTATTCTGTGCGTTCAAAATGGCTGCCCGCAACTACATTCCAAGTTACCTGTCGAGCAAATAAAATGCTGACGGGCGACCCTTAAGATTTATCACAGGTTTTactaaagtaaagtaaagattACGGAACACTTTCTGCTTTTAGGGGGCTCCCTTGCACAGCT
This DNA window, taken from Hydractinia symbiolongicarpus strain clone_291-10 chromosome 15, HSymV2.1, whole genome shotgun sequence, encodes the following:
- the LOC130629049 gene encoding low-density lipoprotein receptor-related protein 2-like isoform X1; protein product: MKCVGIFLLLTSYLVVATADQCVQPCLFFINDTDIVRQSNIFKPEVSSFTSFPLPFNLSRNIKAFDFHAKSKRLFWSDTKQIYSSGYEKDSDLFSFDLQVGEIAGLAVDWIFDLVFWADMVYRSVGVSDLYGRYQSILYVTSTVGIWPTQIAATGKKGLIFTVWRGKNVGYHVRSTNVVEGLTETKYTGYTDHVLSLAVDTKNERVYVATSGGQLRSFSYFGSNVKVQSFPGIKGVAVGYNKLFQPYIYILKSDKKIYNVTRTAERVLTMNVQAIGDADILMIYQDAIQPVTTDNKCSTAGCSHLCLHAASYTSFVCACPIGYKLNPDKRTCRTVKATGSLVTKTGDNLEITEFYSSIGEYNKTKLLASKSMNEFNVTVDEMVATNADVYFFNKERSWLCQINLKTGRLHLLNRNFEHTAGKHLQYEFTSKLLYFVCCSNKKIMASMLTGETKTILTAVDFVILDMTISSKDGFIATIEKRQTIYRCSFYKFDGGKIKTYSVGANPISHISYEEKSKRIFWYDSHAKTITSYIRSTNVNNVYVNNVNSVTMMAINAGTLFWMTKYRDVFSVSLTNANPNRLEAFVMFYNKPIELATSPFIPEPASSPCNVSNGGCSHMCLRGSNQVYKCSCPDDMDIDSVNSKLCVYKTATKTETVCEHSQSKQLTCQPGYYIHISHAMYGRLTSTICAKVSRNNCISSKSLSVTQAKCQYKQTCTVTATNNWYGDPCTNIQKYLQVRYQCVRNMGKASICRPPCLYYSQETKISRVPLSEDGTKRNSEPVVIFDIGRKINSFAVHHKKNILFWSGQNKIYRSKSNGQDMQILNDKDVFNPSGIVVDDVNDVIYWTDSVQHTISVMSLDGLHSTRLITDKMNVVNSPTSIVIELAYSGGLLFWINNKTPTPSIGSSTLTGANIKVYKIATSSQPRDLNIDTTQRMLYWLSNKGVERMSYFGTSKKTFVNPTGMSFANSLTVSATKGLFYRARRNGLAIERFKPSFAKLNDTTVPGMTAGTRIRLIVNTPTLPSYCSSSKCPNGVCLNGGACKCDIGFQLVNRVCKPSVATNEALILKGERFYHHIYFQNGIKRKTLLNNGFLGKFNPKTFDVDWRNDRIYWYDGNAHAIMTMFFNASNTKVLIKVPSYIHNINSVQYEYKRNEIYWIEDGAIYKCLANNGSNIIALYSSVNINQLRLASKKRYVFYVHVNKTTNANSIYRGTFTQAIEIVIHKSEASIKELTVDEYGERLYWLSSDKLKSSNYDGSDTIIILSQTRYISASKQFVKNGNLLDEAFGLQVVKHDIYWYARNEKRMYKTNKQIANIFSVVDGISADDTERFEMVMKKPDVINANINFIKYTYSYASPTSTNRCSTSNTCNYGRSPPSPPPCAPGYVSQQRTEVCAKCDIPLGESFVCQCENWASCNHRWSSDVTCPYGTPFLRMKSRECSTTIRSGYCPAYDCGLDLYDDNCVLDNDCAMTSHKCCPTKCGRKCLKKTSIDKSPCNVNNGGCSHTCVTTEYNTGMCQCPYDMYLNQDGLTCRYETGYCDNNPCFSSTCVDHVDHYSCICNNTFNEDHCQYGFCNSNPCQNGGSCEELLEGGGYNCYCFPPYQGKNCESEDVCYSNVCVGNSTCLPKSNGVDSYTCQCESFRTGTYCEKVAYCGNSPCLNGGSCSEDTNGFNCQCARDFVGKTCSDLHPCFKSPCLNGGKCAFKGESYQCLCEGYYAGENCQVYYGDNIAATTMKEKSGKQITARSFKETMAESYTQYCSTNDCATGAVLPSARKRRATENLVFKPKHIIVVVGYPKVVGQGEVQILYSVLMPVEEALESKLINVEDLVKGMDSSSSIVQSRLGADVVKTSKYIQPTAKPDSDNNQVVIIGAAVGGGVVTLVVLIITIGCCVVKRRQSTNKDVHITMTNPLGGTSVYHGKLHSKQRTSIDSRYTQSTHFGFPSATRSTIGAAPPPPDYPRGAGATGEVLYEGIDNYNAKYNEVFYLESQDFKAASESNNNSNPYAGLAQKREGNYAGLNSTEESYMGLQPTYITPNLNERDGNGRLKEDFLAAEREKSRKSSTNYTTEDYTTFEEQCGTDNYMTLENS
- the LOC130629049 gene encoding low-density lipoprotein receptor-related protein 1B-like isoform X2, encoding MKCVGIFLLLTSYLVVATADQCVQPCLFFINDTDIVRQSNIFKPEVSSFTSFPLPFNLSRNIKAFDFHAKSKRLFWSDTKQIYSSGYEKDSDLFSFDLQVGEIAGLAVDWIFDLVFWADMVYRSVGVSDLYGRYQSILYVTSTVGIWPTQIAATGKKGLIFTVWRGKNVGYHVRSTNVVEGLTETKYTGYTDHVLSLAVDTKNERVYVATSGGQLRSFSYFGSNVKVQSFPGIKGVAVGYNKLFQPYIYILKSDKKIYNVTRTAERVLTMNVQAIGDADILMIYQDAIQPVTTDNKCSTAGCSHLCLHAASYTSFVCACPIGYKLNPDKRTCRTVKATGSLVTKTGDNLEITEFYSSIGEYNKTKLLASKSMNEFNVTVDEMVATNADVYFFNKERSWLCQINLKTGRLHLLNRNFEHTAGKHLQYEFTSKLLYFVCCSNKKIMASMLTGETKTILTAVDFVILDMTISSKDGFIATIEKRQTIYRCSFYKFDGGKIKTYSVGANPISHISYEEKSKRIFWYDSHAKTITSYIRSTNVNNVYVNNVNSVTMMAINAGTLFWMTKYRDVFSVSLTNANPNRLEAFVMFYNKPIELATSPFIPEPASSPCNVSNGGCSHMCLRGSNQVYKCSCPDDMDIDSVNSKLCVYKTATKTASICRPPCLYYSQETKISRVPLSEDGTKRNSEPVVIFDIGRKINSFAVHHKKNILFWSGQNKIYRSKSNGQDMQILNDKDVFNPSGIVVDDVNDVIYWTDSVQHTISVMSLDGLHSTRLITDKMNVVNSPTSIVIELAYSGGLLFWINNKTPTPSIGSSTLTGANIKVYKIATSSQPRDLNIDTTQRMLYWLSNKGVERMSYFGTSKKTFVNPTGMSFANSLTVSATKGLFYRARRNGLAIERFKPSFAKLNDTTVPGMTAGTRIRLIVNTPTLPSYCSSSKCPNGVCLNGGACKCDIGFQLVNRVCKPSVATNEALILKGERFYHHIYFQNGIKRKTLLNNGFLGKFNPKTFDVDWRNDRIYWYDGNAHAIMTMFFNASNTKVLIKVPSYIHNINSVQYEYKRNEIYWIEDGAIYKCLANNGSNIIALYSSVNINQLRLASKKRYVFYVHVNKTTNANSIYRGTFTQAIEIVIHKSEASIKELTVDEYGERLYWLSSDKLKSSNYDGSDTIIILSQTRYISASKQFVKNGNLLDEAFGLQVVKHDIYWYARNEKRMYKTNKQIANIFSVVDGISADDTERFEMVMKKPDVINANINFIKYTYSYASPTSTNRCSTSNTCNYGRSPPSPPPCAPGYVSQQRTEVCAKCDIPLGESFVCQCENWASCNHRWSSDVTCPYGTPFLRMKSRECSTTIRSGYCPAYDCGLDLYDDNCVLDNDCAMTSHKCCPTKCGRKCLKKTSIDKSPCNVNNGGCSHTCVTTEYNTGMCQCPYDMYLNQDGLTCRYETGYCDNNPCFSSTCVDHVDHYSCICNNTFNEDHCQYGFCNSNPCQNGGSCEELLEGGGYNCYCFPPYQGKNCESEDVCYSNVCVGNSTCLPKSNGVDSYTCQCESFRTGTYCEKVAYCGNSPCLNGGSCSEDTNGFNCQCARDFVGKTCSDLHPCFKSPCLNGGKCAFKGESYQCLCEGYYAGENCQVYYGDNIAATTMKEKSGKQITARSFKETMAESYTQYCSTNDCATGAVLPSARKRRATENLVFKPKHIIVVVGYPKVVGQGEVQILYSVLMPVEEALESKLINVEDLVKGMDSSSSIVQSRLGADVVKTSKYIQPTAKPDSDNNQVVIIGAAVGGGVVTLVVLIITIGCCVVKRRQSTNKDVHITMTNPLGGTSVYHGKLHSKQRTSIDSRYTQSTHFGFPSATRSTIGAAPPPPDYPRGAGATGEVLYEGIDNYNAKYNEVFYLESQDFKAASESNNNSNPYAGLAQKREGNYAGLNSTEESYMGLQPTYITPNLNERDGNGRLKEDFLAAEREKSRKSSTNYTTEDYTTFEEQCGTDNYMTLENS